The genomic window GCCGCACAGGTGAGGACACGTCTGTCTGGGAGCTTCCTGTTGATGGCCCTAATAGTCCTTCCTGTTTGTAATGTCCACTGACCGACATTATTCAGCAGgattacaccaaaaaaaaaacattgaatgcCTAAAAATGGCCCCAaagctacactttggacacccttgtgtttgaaaaaaaaataataaaaatgagcaaTGACTGTGGCTCCCCCTACAGGTTGTGGTTATATTGCATTGGAATCAATGCTTTATCACCCAATAATTTACTGTATAGGCTATTATTTAGGTGCCATTTCAAAGACGTTTTGGTGCATGGCGTCAGTGtatttcaaccaatcttgctcaaattcgCCACACATGTGCGTGTCGCTCCCCTAAAGCTGCGTACCAAATTTCATAGTGATTCAGcaaaacaccctaaagttacaaTGTGTGAAATATATACACTTAATGATGCCCCCTATTGGCTGTGAGCAccttttatgatattattattatgattatcttGTGATATGTTGCATGAGAACACATGCATCTCAAAAAGACTAAACAGTAGTGTCGGTGTGTTCCATGTCAAGGTCCGCACAACGGAAGACACGTTGACATACAGtcacaacttgtttttttccctccattgtTCAGCAACAGTAACAGTTTATTGTAACATGTAATAATTACAGATGAAAAGTAACAAATTACacgttttgtgtatttgtacagTTGAAAAATCTGTGATAGGTTTTGTTTAAAgtacataaatgaatgaattatgaatactttttattaaaaacacctCCTGTGAGACTTGAATCAGGGTAAATTGAGTAAAGTTGGTTACTTAGTAGTTTAATTTGAGTAAAACGTCAGAAAAGTTGAATACTTGAGTAGTTGAATAGTGATTATTGCTATCATGACTAAATGAACagcaccagtcaaaagtttagacacACTTTCTCATGTTATTCAATGAGAAAGTGtgtctaaacttttttttaatcatatttttcattacTATAGCTTTTgatttgattattgattattagcattttaaatgtattacctAAATGCATCACAACAAGTCAAAATGTTCTGACACACTTTCTCATACTACTGAATGGGATACTGATGTGACTTGTAAACTTTTGACTTGTACTGCATCTATTGCAGTACAAGTACACTAATGTACACAcatttcatttgcatgctaatgaTAATGAAGCGTGTCTCACCTCTCTGCTGGGAAGCAGTTTGCTCcatcagcagcaacagcagaagCAGCTTCatcccctccaaaaaaaaaaaactcttaacaAAAGCAATACAAAACTAGAACAAAATTGTGATGTGAAGGGGTTATGATGCACATCCAAGCAGTGGAATGTGTGGTGGCCCCCCAGTCGGGCTTAACCAGCGTTAACTGGACTTAAAAGTGGAAGTGAAGTAGAAGAATGTGTTGCTGCAGAGTCGCTGCTGGCATCCCAATGTGAATCTGTGCAGggctagcattcattcattcacttcaatGCAATGGGGGGCCTGGGATGGAGGGGGAGGGGTGGGATTGTACCATCTAGTCATGGAATGGAGGGGGAtacataataattgttattttgtttggGCCTTGAATTGTAATGTTTTGCTCACAATACTAGAAAAATGCAAAAGAATACAGTTATTTGTCCTTCAAAATCTACCACTACTGACTGAGGGAATgagatactgtactgtatgttcatGGACCCCACTTAACAATGAATAGAAACGCCCTCTAGTGGTGGCATTATAATTCAACACCCAGTAGCTTCAACTCTTGGCGCTTCCCGCATTGGAAGAATGGtgccttgttttgtttgtatatgCTGTTGTTGCGCTAAAAAactgttaatttttattaataaaacacTTGCATTTATTTATCTTATGTATTTTTACCGTAGTTTAAAAAATCCAAGGGTACGAAAATGCATCAATACTTCACGTGACATTATTCTTTTCTCCAATTGGTCAAGaaggtaaacaggaagtaagttGGAGCGTAGAACGAAATGGCGCTAATGAAAACACGGAAATAAAGTGTACCACTCATTTTCAGTTGTTCGCTACTGTAAATATAAGTTTAAATATAAGTTTTCACAACTTCTCTACCAAAAGGTAGAAGCTGTGATATCACAGAAACGTGGCGTTAACTGACGCTGAAAAATTAATCAATTTTGTGTTCTCTATGGGTTAGCACATCTTTTTACAGCTGGTTCAAAATGCAGCAGTCATATTTTGCTGTCGACCCATAAAAGCCTAAAAAAGCCACCAAAACGATGTTTAATTCGACGTTTATCATCATTTCAGTCACATGGGAATGAGCAGTTACAGTATTTTACATTACTTGAAGTCTGTACACATCTGCCTTACGTGAGGAAGTTAGCATGGTGAGTTAGCCACACGTGTGGGTGactgataagaaaaaaaaagccaaaatattccacttttacagaaaaaaatatgcaaagaaACCCGATGGCTACATTTAACACTGATCATTGTaacatattttcaaaaaaataataagtttaAGTCACTGAacctaatgttaaaaatattgctCTACCAGGAAATAGCCACCACCGTCATTACATGCTACGATATCACTCTGCTCTAactgttgtgttgctgcaaCAAAAATCCCATTTTGTGGAGTAAATTGAAAATTTTCCttcaaaaaatcttttttttttaagggtggAGGGGTCAGAAGCcatttacaaaatatacatactGTTCTTATTGGTATAATAGCATTTTAGGACACCGCTGGATAAACTAGACTAGGTGGCGCTAGTTTACGAGTTGGGGAAGAAAAGCGAGCAAGTCTGAGCTGTCAATCATCCCGTCTTGCGTGATCTGAGCACTCGAAAtagtggaaggaagttacaatGATGAATAAATTAGAATAATTACAGTGAAATGTCCAAAGAAAAGGCACACAAATATCAGAGGTCAAGCCATGAGGCAAGATTGGCACTAAAGCATGCTCAAAAATAACTCAAAAAATGGGAGAAATTATCAATCAATCTgtaaataaagataaatattaggaaagcaaccAGAATTCCATGCACAAAAATGATCAGGAAAGTCCTAGCATACTGTCTTTGCGgtcaatatatacacacacaagctgcaatggcgctgtgtgtgtgtgcgctagGCAAGAGGGAGAGGCGGAGTCCAgggtggtggcggtggtggtgttCACGGTAAAGCCGGTGACCCCTGTCACCAATAAAAGGAACGAGTCAGGAAGTTGGCGGCCGTGTTGAGCCAGCCCATGCCGTCGGTGACCGAGCCCACGCGTGTCACCGCTTTGTCCTGCTCCTGGGACGGACTCTCTTCTTCGGGCAGGTAGTCCGGGATGTCGGTGTTCTCCTCCACGGCTGCCGCCCCTTCGCAGTCCTCTTGGAATGGCATGATCAGCTGGCGCAAAGACGTGGGGAGGAGAAATTCAAATATTCATAAGCACGACAGATTACAGTGATGTAGGACTAGAaaggaatataaacaaattaAATGAGTTTTTAAAACTGGAAACAAATTGGAAGTAAGTTGTAATGTGATCATTGATGGggaaaaagagacaaaaacattAGCGGGCCAAGCCTGACACCTGCTGGCCATTTAATGTACTGCTAGTACATGAAGCCAAAATTaatgacaatttgaagtcagagtgtgttgcttttaaaaaaattattcatttattattattattttatttttgtttattttttactttttttttactattattcttttattttcctgattggaaaaaatgtagcaaaaattaacaatttaaagtgaatatattttttcagtctGGAAATGGCACAATTgtgccgtgttctttttttaaaaaattattcattattattattttattattatttatttttatttattattattattattaatttatttttctgattgacaaaaatgtagcaaaaattcacaatttaaagtgaatatattttttctgtctGGAAATGGCACAATTGCGCatgtttatgattattatcatatcttGATTGGGTATTTTCTGACTGGAAATGACAAAACACggcaaaaagtcaacatttgtgGACATTTCAACCTTTTAAATGCATGAAAGGGGTATTTTCTGACTTGAATTGGCACCAAAAACAAGACGTGTGTGTTTAAATATATGCAATTTTCATTGTTCTCTGACATTTTGAATACGACTCAGATCTTTTCGATGTACAGTCGTCGGCATGTGAATGAAAAAGTAGGAAtacactgggaaaaaaaacaacatatttcaaaatatatatatatttttttctgtgctcACCTCTCCTCCGTCGTCCGTCTTCACCACCTGTTGGGCTTTCATCACTTTAGTGGAGTTGATCGCCGTGCCCAACGCCTGTccgagtacacacacacacacataaaaaggtATAACAGTATGCTTTACTGCTATTACAGCTGTGATAGTTCAAGGTGTTCCGAGTGCTTACGTCAGCTTTAAGGTCGGAGCGGATTCTCACAACGCATCTCTTCACGGCCATTTGGAAGGTGAAGCTGATGACTCCTCGGATCTTCAACAAGGCCTCCTCACACAGGCTCCTGCGAGTCTTGAGATTGACCGAACGCAAACCTTTTTATGAGTGCTtccccacaacaacaacaaaaatttattcattctttcattcattcattttctaccgcttatcctcacaagggtcgaggggggtgctggagcctatcccagctgtcttggagtgagaggcggggtacaccctggactggtcgccagccaatcacagggcacatatagacaaacaaccattcacactcacattcatacctatggacaaaatttggagtcgcctattagcatgttagcaacctagcatgtttttggaatgtgggaggaaaccggagtacccggagaaaaacccacgcatgcacggggggaacatgcaaactccacacagagatgcccgagggtggaattgaacttgggtctcctagctgtgaggcatgcgcgctaactactctgcaccgtgcagccataaatgtattaaaaggcaaaaataataataataacaataatgatgatgacaGTCTAATGTTTATTTTGGTTTGCTCCATGTTCCTACAGCCCTAAAACACAATAATCAAGATGCCTTGAAAGATGAGGCAAAATCGTGAAGGAGTTAATGTAGGCTTTATGAACACTTACCGAATCGTCCAACCCGTCAATGTGCAGTACAACGGTCTTGGCCCGCTTGTTGTTGGAGCCCAGGAAGAACTGAGCTTTACGCCGACAGGAAGCGGCGGCCGCTTCGGCTTGTTCCGCTTCTTCTTTGCCGGCCGCCTGCAAAATCTCATAGACTTCTGAAGCCAGGAGTTTGGTTTCTCCGGGGGACGTACTCCTTAGGAAAGATGGAAAGTCAACATTAATGACAGAAATATGGTTTATAATACTGATTTGTTACATTTGAGGGTatgattgtatgtgtgtgtgttgatggcAATGACTTGCTTCTGCATGACATTCTGCAAGCTCAGCATCATGCCCAATTCGCTCTTCATCTTCTCCCTGTTGGCTCGACATTCCGCCAGGTAGCGCACTGCCtacaagcacacaaaaacacacacacacacacgacgaGAGGACAAAAGTCAAGTTCACTCTGCAGGCTCGTATTGTAGCATTCATACCTCTGAAGTGTTACATAAGCAACAGGAATGTGCATGCTAAGGCTTTGTGTTTACGCCTCACATGCTTCTTTTAAGACACAGTTATTACATAAAACACTTAAAGGTGTATTACATAGACAAGGTTTCTGTATTGTGGGATTTTTATCTCAGTTTTCACGTATTTAACAACTTTACATGGTTACACTTTTACATAaagattattttattgtaaaatagatGGCGCTGTGCAACATAGAGATAAGTATATGTTTGTAATAACAGTgttaaattgataaaaaaaaaattaatgtcaCAAAATGCATCACCAATTGACAAGTCGATGTGCTTAGTAACAATTTGAAGCATTTTAAAACACTTACCACTAAAAAAAggcagttttcctttttaaaaaaggggaaaaatttACTAaattagaggaaaaaaaatggcaaattaatatgcaatatgtaaaaaaatacatacactacataaaatattttatttcaatattttatcacttaaaaaataaaattcaatacaAGAAATCAAGTACAATACAATAGATACGTAAAATCACATAATTTTAGAAAATACTATAAAAAGgcagttttccttttttaaaaaaagggggaaaattgACTAAATTATAGGAAAAAATTGGCAAATTAATATGCAATATCTAAAAAAATCTACAgtacataaaatattttgttactttaaaaagaaaattcaatacaaaaaatcaagtacaatacagtaaatacgtAAAATCACATAATTTTAGAAAATACTATAAAAAGGCAGTTTTccttaaaaatttaaaaaatgacaaaattattagacaaaaatagcatattatttacattacgtaaaaaaatgtgcactttataaaatgtttaattttaatatttttttacctttataaatataatttaatagaaaaatcaagtacattttacataattataataagaaaaatgacaatttaaaaaatactattaaaaaaatctattttcctAAGAAAGGGGAAAAATTTActaaattatgggataaaacTAGCAAATTAATATACAAcatgtaaatgaaataaattatacaCATTCCACAACATTTAACtctaatttttttactttaaaaaatgcataaaaatactataaaatataacaattcataataaaaaatattaaaaaaataaggaatgCTTCTGGTTTAACCAGTTGACAAATAAAACCAACTTACCAACAGTGCCGAGTAAACCACTTGAGGGTTATGGTGGTCCAGGAAAAGGATGAGACCCGGCAGACAGCCCTGATCTTCTACTATGGCTCTGCGGTTGAGGGGGTCTGCGGCAAGATCTCGCAGCTGGTTGACCACCGTCAGTGCATCCAACTCCGCACTCATGGTGCCTCTCGTCTTGGAGCCTCACACATCCAAACAACCTCCGCCCTGCTGGGTGAAATGCAGTAAAGTAGTACCTTGATTCTTGACACTGGTGGTATGAAGATTATTTTCAAttcaaatataaacaatgtGAGATGAAATAATTGTGATggcaaaaacagcagtaattacAGAGCAAGTTTaagaacatttgcaataaaataatgtcatgtGTATACAATTACAAggtaaaaaatgttgtataatGCAGTATGTCAGGGAGTTACAGTAGGAATTACATCATAACAGACCGTTTAAGAAGATTAAAGCAGCAAATGGTTGACCTATTTATCATTAGGGCTTTCGATTAGCAACATTAACAGTGGATAAAGTCAATAACGACGCTTAGCATTACATAGCTCTTCTTTGAGTAAAACATTGTCAAATTCCCAAACCTACGCCCAGATATCCCAATTGCAAATTGTCACTTTAAACAGTTAATCTGTCGTTGTGTGACCATTTAAATTGAGTTTGTTTTGCTACGACCCCAGTCTCACCTCAAGTCTCGCCCCTGTGTAAAAAGACAAGAAACGACTCCGTGACTAAGCTAAGCTAGCTAACGCTATTTGACAATACATCTTACCTTTCAGTCAGTTTACAGCGAAACCATGAGACAACCGTAGGAAAGCTCAGTTACACAAGACGCAATAATGGCGTGCCGGGAGACAGCGTGCCAGTTTAAAAGCAACCCCTAATAATCTTATTTCATTAACGCTGTGGGCCTGCGCCTTTCTCTACAATGCCCGTTTAAGCTAGCAGCTGTGCATACTGTTTGGGTTTTGTGGCActtttagtttgttttgtttctttggaCTCACCGCTTTTATGTGGACCCTGCTATTTAAAACGATTCTTTGCTGTCGGGATAAACAAAAGAACACATCGAACGCACTCTATCTTTCAACTCCGTGATTGGTGGTGTTTTATTTGATTGACTCATCCAAAACCCAATCACAATATACAAATGTTATACATCATAGATCCTATTGGTTAGACTAAATGACAATCAATAATATCATCCAATTGTGACGCTCAATAGTAACAGACTCATGGTAATAATCTCTGTAATCCCATTGGTTCAAACATTTTAATGACTGCCCTCCACATCAGTCACCTCTTCCAGGACATTTTCGACGGCTTGATAAGGTAAAAACTTCTTAAAGTTGTCAACCagttccatatatatatatatatatatccatatagtTTTCACTTTCGAATACTGAGTTGACACTCTCATTACGGTAGAGCATATCCATGTGCTAACGACATGTTGGTCTTGTTAGTAGTCGCTGCAAAAGTTCAATCTCGTTAGCATTGCTATTGCTAGCTAACTTGTTAGCAACAGGTTGCCACACCGTTTTAAACTTGTAAAATCGATAACATTCTGTTTCCCGGAGTGAATTAAGTTCGTCCTATCATGTGTTTTGCTATACACGGTTGCCTAATTTGTGTCAGAGAGCTCGTACGAGGGTTCACTTTGTGTTGTTGTCATGTTCAACAACCAGATGTTAGCTACAAGTGTTTTTGCTCAGTTCTACTTGTGCTGTACCTCGCTTTATTCATTAATCCTCTAAAGTTATAGTTGCATATTCATATGTAACAGTCTAgctgttttaataataaaaaaaaataataaaataatttctccATTAGGTGTGTTTTTGGTGATGATACTGTCAGCATCATGTGTGATGTGTGCCTGTGGCCAGCCCCTCATCAGCTATGAGTAAACACTACGAAAGCATTGAAATGGACCTGGTAGGTGTTTGTATTTCTCCCATTTGACTTCTATTTGTCcacttcattttgtgtttatgttttttttgacaggcATTTGGATCAGGCAAGTCCTACGGCTCCTCCAGAAGTATTGTGAGGAGAATAGCCAGCAATCTTCCTCTTAAACCTTGTCCCAGGGTTCATTTCCAGGTgggttttatttaccttttctgtttctgttATGGCTTTCTACTGTTGACACCACAGCTAAGCTCATTCCCTCCTTATCGAGCTCTTGCTGTCTGACTGGTTTGACTTCCAAAGCTTAAACAGTGCATGATGTCACGAGGACGGAGGTGATACAAACAGTACCGcttctactttttaaaatatcaacatGTCATGTTTGTGACTGTTTATTCTGCTTCTTTCTTTACACCCtccccctcttcctcttcttcttcttcttcttcttgtttccAGCGCCTTTCCCTCACTATGCGGAATGCAGTATGTCTGCTTTAGGTCAGTTTGTGCAGCAACGTCTTGACTGTCATTACAGCGCTCTCTCAAGTCTCTATTCTTCTTACTTGGTTACTTCTTCTGTTTAAATACCATGCATGGAAAAATATTGTTGcatttgtagtatttgtgtTTACTTGTAATCAGACTATTTGACTTGTACTTCTCTCTGTTACTACTTTATTCTGACTACTaccacataaaaatgtcttcacaattaatttatttgggatattttaagtttattctaataataatctttttttccacaatatgtcaactgtcaaaaatgttcaattgtgacattttggtatttttttatgttataaaatatttattgatttttttttaaatacaactatattctaaagtattttttactgtggaatatatttttttaaccatattGCCAAAATAGATTGCACTACTTAGTTACAACCAGCGggggcgctgttgattcagtctcaacATGGcatcaaccatccattcatccatcttccaGCATTTTTCTGTTCAGTACAAGAGCCTGAACATTCAAAAAGATATTCTCCCATCCCAATTAAATATtgcaaaatattcaatataataatattgaatatttttgtctgtCTTATTTTAACAGCTCCATCCTTACACTGAGGATACAGTTGTCCTTAGCAGAAAGAACAACTTCTCTGTGGCCTCACTCGCTGACGTCTCATGGATCGaccaggatgaggaggaggaggaagaggaggaagaagatgaagacaACCTAGGCAAACCTCGGTGAGATAAATCATTTCCTCATCCTCATAAAGTTGaggtggcatctgtaaagctgattaTGGTGCAGAACAAGCTAATGTGACTTACTTAATTACATTAtgttatttagtttttaatttgaataaaaagaAGCCTGGTTctttctgcagttgagtaagGACCCCAGCCCACTCTATGAGGAATATGTACTATAACAGTTTTTTTAACAGGTCCGGACTGCCACCAACAGGACTCGCATTCCGTGTCCGCCAGCCTCGTACTTGGCGAAAACCCTGCCTCACCAGGCAGCGCTCGCTACCAAGCCTACACGAGGGGGCCCCGAATCCCCAGGGCCCCTCGGCTACCAATGATGAGGCCATACAGAAGATCAGCGCTCTGGAGACAGAACTCGCAAAGCTCCGAGCGCAGATCGCGCAAATCGTGCTGGCACAGGAGAAGAACGCGCAGTCGGGTATGTTCAAATAAGAGCCAATAGAAAATGATGTAATGGTAAATGTATTCCTCTAGATGGCAGCAGAATGCCTCATTTAGTATAGTACAGTTTCAGGTGTCTCTGTTGTCTCCATAGGGACAACCACTcacccgccccctccccccagtGGCACTgggccacctcctcctccaccgccgccaccaccaccaccccctccTCCACCGCCATTGAATCTCCAGCGCACGTTTTCCGCCATCGACCTGATCAAGGAGCGAAGAGGAAAGAAAACAGAAGGGCAGACGACAGTGCCGGAGTCCAGGACAGCGGAAATCCCCAACATGCTGGACGTCCTCAAAGACATGAAGAAAGTCAAGCTGAGATCCGTCAAAAGGTTAGCGGCACACATCATTCCACAAAGTACGCAGCGGTGGTGTTACAAATACAATGTCTTGGCAGTCGTTCGGCAGAGTTGGACACCAAAGAGAAGCTCAAAGACCCTACAGACGCCGCTACGCTCATCGCGGAAGCCCTCAAGCGAAAGTTCGCCCACCGTTACAGACATGATAGCGGCCGGGACGAACAGGACGCCTTCACTCTCCCCGACCAGGAAGCGAAACGTCCAGTTCAAACCCCTCTGGTGAGAGACTTTCACGTTCACTTCATCACATCTACAAGACTTGTAATGGTCTTCATTTTGTCTGTTGTCCACAGTTTGGGCAGCACATGCTGAGATCAACTGGAAAGCGGACGTTTGTCTGAACGGAGTGTGAGTTATATTGTGGGAAGCACAAGGGAATGAGGCTGCTCTATCATTCTATTCATGTCGTTGTGCACTTTTTAAGTTATACTTTTAAAATCTCAGTGTTcctagtttttttgtttttttttgcaacactaTTCTCAACTGTTAAGTTCAGTTGTTGAAGAGAGCACTTTCTCACTAGTGGTAAACTGTTATGACTTATTTATGTTAAGACACCAATAAGAAATAGTTTGTAGGTGCTAGATGTACCTGACCAGGAATCAATGCCAAACATTCTCTTATTAATCCTTCTCCACATACCTCTTTTTGTCTTGAACGTAAAGTACACTGACACAGTGATGTGAAAGAAAATGCTGATATCACAATTTTAACTGTCAAACGCCATTTTGAGCTTTGTTTGGTTGTTTATGCACGTAAAAAATGTGTGTGAGgccaatattactttttttttttagcttttatgAGGGAAAAGAATGACGTCAGTATCATGTTAATTGTTCAAGATGTTGTCATTTCTGAAAAAtaatgttcaaatcaaatattaaataaaaatataccgccaaacattgtgtgtgtgttttgctgattaaaaaaaatgaaattattgaaAATTATGTACAAATCTAGgttgatttaattttattttttaatcacagcAATCATCTTTTCAATCGACCTGCTCCTGGACAGGACTTCGGTTACAACTggagcttttattttggtagggCGGCTCTTATTTTAAAGCCTGCATATGTACATAGCACATAGCCTTGtgctaaaaaatgttttttattccgCCTCGTGTGTGACGACCTTTCCTACACCCTCAATAGCAAAGCCTGGAAGCATTTTGTAACTTATAAGTATTTTAAAAGGAATTCTAGGTTCGGTAA from Doryrhamphus excisus isolate RoL2022-K1 chromosome 21, RoL_Dexc_1.0, whole genome shotgun sequence includes these protein-coding regions:
- the armc1 gene encoding armadillo repeat-containing protein 1; this translates as MSAELDALTVVNQLRDLAADPLNRRAIVEDQGCLPGLILFLDHHNPQVVYSALLAVRYLAECRANREKMKSELGMMLSLQNVMQKSTSPGETKLLASEVYEILQAAGKEEAEQAEAAAASCRRKAQFFLGSNNKRAKTVVLHIDGLDDSTRRSLCEEALLKIRGVISFTFQMAVKRCVVRIRSDLKADALGTAINSTKVMKAQQVVKTDDGGELIMPFQEDCEGAAAVEENTDIPDYLPEEESPSQEQDKAVTRVGSVTDGMGWLNTAANFLTRSFYW
- the mtfr1 gene encoding mitochondrial fission regulator 1, with amino-acid sequence MSKHYESIEMDLAFGSGKSYGSSRSIVRRIASNLPLKPCPRVHFQLHPYTEDTVVLSRKNNFSVASLADVSWIDQDEEEEEEEEEDEDNLGKPRSGLPPTGLAFRVRQPRTWRKPCLTRQRSLPSLHEGAPNPQGPSATNDEAIQKISALETELAKLRAQIAQIVLAQEKNAQSGTTTHPPPPPSGTGPPPPPPPPPPPPPPPPPLNLQRTFSAIDLIKERRGKKTEGQTTVPESRTAEIPNMLDVLKDMKKVKLRSVKSRSAELDTKEKLKDPTDAATLIAEALKRKFAHRYRHDSGRDEQDAFTLPDQEAKRPVQTPLFGQHMLRSTGKRTFV